The following proteins are encoded in a genomic region of Nycticebus coucang isolate mNycCou1 chromosome 17, mNycCou1.pri, whole genome shotgun sequence:
- the GABRP gene encoding gamma-aminobutyric acid receptor subunit pi isoform X2, with protein MNYSLQLTFVCLCLFTQRLCVQGSQFNIEISRSDKFSLPGFENLTAGYNKFLRPNFGGEPVQIALTLDIASISSISESNMDYTATIYLRQRWTDQRLVFEGNKSFTLDARLVEFLWVPDTYIVESKKSFLHEVTVGNRLIRLFSNGTVLYALRITTTIACNMDLSKYPMDTQTCKLQLESWGYDGHDVEYTWLRGNDSVRGLENLRLAQYTIQRYFTLVTRSQQETGNYTRLVLQFELRRNVLYFILETYVPSTFLVVLSWVSFWISLDSVPARTCIGVTTVLSMTTLMIGSRTSLPNTNCFIKAIDVYLGICFSFVFGALLEYAVAHYSSLQQMAAKDRA; from the exons ATGAACTACAGTCTCCAGTTGACCTTcgtgtgtctgtgtctcttcaCTCAGAG GTTGTGTGTCCAGGGGAGTCAGTTTAACATCGAGATCAGCCGAAGTGACAAGTTTTCCCTGCCTGGCTTTGAGAACCTCACAGCAGGATATAACAAGTTTCTCAGGCCCAATTTTGGTG gAGAACCAGTTCAGATCGCACTGACTCTGGACATTGCAAGTATTTCTAGTATTTCAGAGAGTAACATG GACTACACGGCCACCATTTATCTCCGACAGCGCTGGACGGACCAGCGGCTGGTGTTTGAAGGCAATAAGAGCTTCACTCTGGATGCTCGTCTCGTGGAGTTCCTCTGGGTGCCAGACACCTACATCGTGGAGTCAAAGAAGTCCTTCCTCCATGAAGTCACTGTGGGAAACAGGCTCATCCGTCTTTTCTCCAATGGCACGGTCCTGTATGCCCTTAG AATCACAACAACTATTGCGTGTAACATGGATCTGTCTAAATACCCCATGGACACACAGACATGCAAGTTGCAACTGGAAAGCT GGGGCTATGATGGCCATGACGTGGAGTACACCTGGCTGAGAGGGAACGACTCTGTGCGTGGGCTGGAAAACCTGCGTCTTGCTCAGTACACCATACAACGGTATTTCACCTTAGTCACCAGATCGCAGCAGGAGACAG GAAATTACACACGACTGGTTTTGCAATTTGAGCTTCGGAGGAAtgtcctgtattttattttggaaacctACGTTCCTTCCACTTTCCTGGTGGTGTTATCCTGGGTTTCATTTTGGATCTCCCTCGATTCAGTTCCTGCAAGAACCTGCATTG GAGTGACCACTGTGTTATCAATGACCACACTGATGATTGGGTCCCGCACTTCTCTTCCCAACACCAACTGCTTCATAAAGGCCATCGATGTGTACCTGGGGATCTGCTTTAGCTTTGTGTTTGGGGCCTTACTGGAATACGCAGTCGCTCACTACAGCTCCCTACAGCAGATGGCAGCCAAAGATAGG
- the GABRP gene encoding gamma-aminobutyric acid receptor subunit pi isoform X1: protein MNYSLQLTFVCLCLFTQRLCVQGSQFNIEISRSDKFSLPGFENLTAGYNKFLRPNFGGEPVQIALTLDIASISSISESNMDYTATIYLRQRWTDQRLVFEGNKSFTLDARLVEFLWVPDTYIVESKKSFLHEVTVGNRLIRLFSNGTVLYALRITTTIACNMDLSKYPMDTQTCKLQLESWGYDGHDVEYTWLRGNDSVRGLENLRLAQYTIQRYFTLVTRSQQETGNYTRLVLQFELRRNVLYFILETYVPSTFLVVLSWVSFWISLDSVPARTCIGVTTVLSMTTLMIGSRTSLPNTNCFIKAIDVYLGICFSFVFGALLEYAVAHYSSLQQMAAKDRAPAKEVEEVNITNIINSSISSFKRKISFASIEISGNNVDYSDLTMKTSDKFKFVFREKIGRIVDYFTIQNPSNVDRYSKLLFPLIFMLANVFYWAYYMYF from the exons ATGAACTACAGTCTCCAGTTGACCTTcgtgtgtctgtgtctcttcaCTCAGAG GTTGTGTGTCCAGGGGAGTCAGTTTAACATCGAGATCAGCCGAAGTGACAAGTTTTCCCTGCCTGGCTTTGAGAACCTCACAGCAGGATATAACAAGTTTCTCAGGCCCAATTTTGGTG gAGAACCAGTTCAGATCGCACTGACTCTGGACATTGCAAGTATTTCTAGTATTTCAGAGAGTAACATG GACTACACGGCCACCATTTATCTCCGACAGCGCTGGACGGACCAGCGGCTGGTGTTTGAAGGCAATAAGAGCTTCACTCTGGATGCTCGTCTCGTGGAGTTCCTCTGGGTGCCAGACACCTACATCGTGGAGTCAAAGAAGTCCTTCCTCCATGAAGTCACTGTGGGAAACAGGCTCATCCGTCTTTTCTCCAATGGCACGGTCCTGTATGCCCTTAG AATCACAACAACTATTGCGTGTAACATGGATCTGTCTAAATACCCCATGGACACACAGACATGCAAGTTGCAACTGGAAAGCT GGGGCTATGATGGCCATGACGTGGAGTACACCTGGCTGAGAGGGAACGACTCTGTGCGTGGGCTGGAAAACCTGCGTCTTGCTCAGTACACCATACAACGGTATTTCACCTTAGTCACCAGATCGCAGCAGGAGACAG GAAATTACACACGACTGGTTTTGCAATTTGAGCTTCGGAGGAAtgtcctgtattttattttggaaacctACGTTCCTTCCACTTTCCTGGTGGTGTTATCCTGGGTTTCATTTTGGATCTCCCTCGATTCAGTTCCTGCAAGAACCTGCATTG GAGTGACCACTGTGTTATCAATGACCACACTGATGATTGGGTCCCGCACTTCTCTTCCCAACACCAACTGCTTCATAAAGGCCATCGATGTGTACCTGGGGATCTGCTTTAGCTTTGTGTTTGGGGCCTTACTGGAATACGCAGTCGCTCACTACAGCTCCCTACAGCAGATGGCAGCCAAAGATAGG GCACCAGCGAAGGAAGTGGAAGAAGTCAATATTACTAACATCATCAACAGCTCCATCTCCAGCTTCAAACGGAAGATCAGCTTTGCGAGCATTGAAATTTCCGGCAATAACGTAGACTATAGTGACTTGACAATGAAAACCAGTGACAAGTTCAAGTTTGTCTTCCGAGAAAAGATAGGCAGGATTGTTGATTATTTCACAATTCAAAACCCCAGTAATGTGGATCGATATTCCAAACTActctttcctttgatttttatgCTGGCCAATGTATTTTACTGGGCATACTACATGTATTTTTAA